GCTGTCTTTATTCCTTTTGCCGGAGCCTTCATCGCCATGAAAGACTTACCGCGTGATGCAAAAACGGAGGCGTACCTAGCCTACGGCGGACCCTTGGCGGGGATGATTGCTTTCTTGCCTGCCCTTCCGTTGTATTGGTATACGCAGGACCCTTTCTGGGGGTTGGTTATCTATTTGGGAGCTATGCTCAATTTATTTAATCTACTGCCCATCTCTCCGCTGGATGGTGGCCGCATCGTTTCGGTATTGTCGACGAAAATTTGGTTTATCGGGTTAGCCGGGCTGGGTGTTATGCTGTTCGCCAACCCAGGGCCGATTACTGTGATCATTTTCATCATCGGCTTGATTACGTGGTACAACCGCCTACGTGGCAGCTATCAACAAAAGCTCCTGCAATACGAACGCGAAAGGATTGCAGACTTCCAGCAAAGTATAGCTAAATGGCCCGCGCTGGAATCGACATGGGATATTCGCATGCAAATGAATGCCGAGGTAAATGCGATCAACCAGGAAGATTTGAAGAAATTTTACGTTCCATTTGTGCAGGACAAACAACGCCTACAGCGTGACTTCAAGCGACTCGATAAAGTGTATGTGAATAGAAAATGGGAACTGTTCAGACAGTGGGAACGAGAGCCTGTTTTGTATTACGATTCGGACCCGAACCGACCAATCCCATCCGATGCGCTTCGTGATGGAGAACGTGTGGCGCAAGAGAGGTTAGCCGAACTGGATGAGCAAATGCACCAGCTCACTACGTACTACGATGCACCGAGCTCTACGAAGTGGAAAGTGTTAGTTGCCTATCTCGGTCTCGCTGCTGTACTGTCAGCGTTTTTCGTCTACGCCCAACAAATACTGCACCGGTAACCGCTTGCACTCTGCGTTGCTTGACAAAAATGGATACCTATCTGCGGCCTTCTCCGAGCGCAAAAACGTGCGCTACGGTTATCTGAGGGTCGCTCTTGCCGACCAAAAGGGCAGAAACGCCCTCTATGGTGGTATATCGCTTTTGTACGTTCCACCCAATCAGAGTAAAATAGAAAATAGTACTTTCATAAAATTCCAGAGAGGATGACTTTTTACTTGGACACCGTCCCGATAGTGCTCAACCTACTGCTTGTTATATTTCTTGTTTTTCTCAACGGCTTTTTCGTAGCCGCAGAGTTCTCGCTCGTGAAGGTGCGACAAACGCGCCTGACACAGATGGTGAATGAAGGTAACAGACGTGCAGTCTATGCCCAAAAAGTAACGCATAAGCTAGACGCTTACCTATCTGCCTGCCAGGTCGGGATTACTCTCGCCTCGCTGGGACTGGGTTGGGTCGGGGAACCGGCCATTGCCCATATGATTGTGGAGCCTTTGCTTGGATCTTCAGGATTGCCTACTTATGCGATCTCCGCGATTTCTTTTGGTGTAGCCTTTGCGATTATTACGTTCCTCCACATTGTCTTGGGTGAGTTGGCTCCGAAATCTTTGGCCATTCAAAAAGCAGAAATGACCTCGTTGTGGGTTGCCGCGCCATTGATGTTTTTCTATAAATTGCTTTACCCGGCTATCTGGTTCTTGAACGGAACCGCCAACGCTCTCATGAGACGACTCGGACTCGAAGCCATCTCGGAACATGAAGCGGCACATACCGAAGAAGAAATTCGCCTGCTGGTCAACCAAAGTCACCAAAGTGGCCATATCGACCAAACCGAATTGGCTCTTGTGGAACAAGTTTTTGATTTCTCCGAAACCGTTGCTCGGGAAACGATGATCCCGCGCATTGATATGGTTTGCTTATATACGACAAATACCTTTGAAGAAAACCTGGAGATTATCCGCTCGCAGCGCCACACGCGTTTTCCGGTTGCAGCTGAGGATAAGGACAACATCATTGGTTTTGTCCATGCGACAGACTTCTACCTTTCTGCCTTGCAAGACGGAAGCGTAGAGCTGGATTCAGTGGTCCGCCCTGTCCTGACTGTACCGGAAACCATGGAAATCAGCACAGTATTGCGCCTGATGCAGAAAAACCGTTCGCAGCTCGCGATTGTCATCGACGAATACGGCGGAACAGCCGGTCTCGTGACGATGGAGGATATTCTGGAAGAAATCGTTGGGGATATCCAAGACGAGTTTGACGAGGAAAGACCAGAGATCGAGAAGCAAGACGATGGCCTCTCCGTATCCGGTATGCTCGTGTTGGCTGACCTGAATGACCATATTCCGTTCGAACTCGAATCCGAAGATGTAGACACGATCGGTGGTTGGTTGTACAGCCAGCTGGAAGAAGACATCGCTGTTGGTGCGACAGTCGAATGGGAGAACCACCTGTTCACCGTTAAGCAGATGGACCATCACCGTGTCACACGCGTTCTGATTACGCGTTTGGAAAAAGGTGAATCAGAGCAACAAGAACTGTTGACCGTCTCCTAATCATCACACGCTTAACACAAACCAAAGCCCCACACCTGCTTACTTGGCTCGTGTGGGGCTTTTTCTATTTCGCAAGAGAGTTTGCACCCTCATTCGTCTACGTGGTTCCCTGGCCCGTGAGTTGCTTCCAGTTGTCCACGCCGTTGTCCTCCAAAATCCCCATCGTCACATCGCTAATATCTGGATCAGTGAGCAAGCTGTCGCGAATGCGGTATTTAATATCATCCGCCACAGCAAGGCTCAGTCCCGGCCGCAGTTCTACATAGCTCTCCACATGGTAAAAACGCCCTTCCTGCACAATCCGCATCTGGTTGATGTCCGTCACATCCGGATCAGCAAAAATGACTTTGGCTACCCGATCCTCGATTTCTTTAGGAGCTGCAATACCAATTAAACCGACCATGTTGTCGTACCCTACCTTGAATGCCACACCCACCATGAGAATCCCGATCAGCATGGTAGCAATCCCGTCCAACAAAGCAAAGGAAGTAAACGTAGTGACGATTACGGCAATCAGTGCCAATAACGCACCAAGCGTAGCTACGATGTCTTCGTAAAAGACAAGTCTTGTCGGGGGAGCCGCACGTCCTACATTCCGAAAAGCTGCAGGGATGACAGCGAAGCCTTTCGCTTCCACCCGAGCTTCATCAACGATTTCGAACATTACTTTTACGAGCACGTATCCATCCACAATGACCGCCAGAGACAAAATAATGAAATTCAACCAAAAATGGCTGGATTCTGTTGGCTTGGAAATGAGATGGAAGCCTTTGATAATGGTTTCGTAGGCCATGACAGTTACGACGATCACTGCGACCATACAGAAAATGTTAATGACTCGACCAAAGCCTGTAGGGAACCTCGATGTCGGTTTTTTCTCTGCGAGTACGCTGCCAAAGAAAACGAAGAACTGGTTGACCGCATCGGCTACCGAATGCATCGCCGACGCAAACATGGCTCCACTCCCACTATAGACAGCCGCAAAGCCTTTTGCGATGGCAAGCCCTGTGTTCCCCAAGGCCGCTGTCGCCGAGGACATGTTTCCCTTTTTTAGCGTTGCCCAGAAAGAGCCCATGATGTTGCCATTCCCTCCTTGAACGAGACGATTTTCTTTACTATTCCCTATTCATAAGGAGTGTTCCTTATGAGAAATGGAACATATACACAAAGAAAAGACAGACATCCGAAGTCGAATATCTGCCTTTCCTTGATACCGCTACCTTAAGCTACTAATTTCAATCCTGCTACGGCTATAATCACCATGGCGATGCACAAGATTCGCAGCTTGTCTTTTGCTTCCCCATAGAACAACATCCCGACCAGAGCGCTTCCTACCGTACCAATCCCTGTCCAAACCGCATAGGCTGTCCCCATAGGGATTTCTTTCATGGCGAAGGACAAGAGGAAGAAGCTGAGAGAAAAGCCACCGATCAGTACCGCAAAGGAACGGAACGAGGGCTTCTGGTTGACCTGTGTAATCCCCATCACGCCTACGACCTCAAACAACCCTGCAAAAATTAAGGATAACCATGTCATGCCACTTCCCCCTCCCTCTTCGGCTTCTCTTCATGATCCGGTGTGACCAGCTTCAACCCAAGGATTCCGCCCAGAAGAAGTGCGATCAAGCCTACTTTCGCCCAGCTGAACGGTTCCCCAAACAGGACCATTTCGCTAATAACGGTACCAGCCGTACCCAAACCGACGAAGACCGCATAAACCGTACTCGTCGGCAGCTTTTTCCCTGAATAGACCAAAACACCAAAGCTGATAATAATCGCTAGGATGGTCAACGCCCATGACCAAAAGCTGTCGGCGTGCTTCAAGCCCGCTACCCACATGACTTCAAATACTGCTGCTACGACAACCATCAACCAATATTTCCCCATTTCTGTCTCCCTCCTCTTTCTTTTTACGCTCATCGCAACGGACGTATCCGTTTTTATCGTTCCCCAAAATACATACTCATCCAAGATGGCTCAATCTTTCCGAATGCAAAAAAAGCCTCGGGTGAATACCATCACAGATATTCCTCCCGGGCTTTTATCCCTCCGTGTACACGACCGTGGTCGTGGGTTTTCTCTCGGTCCTGACCGGCCAAATGACTGACCGCGGAACCCTAGAAAACTCCGTTCATATGCAGTTCTTTTCTTGGGGTAACTGCCATCATCATATCAAAAAACGCCGTGTTTGACAATGAACGGGCGCATCGCTAAAAAAGCAAGAAGCCTAAGCTGATAATGGCGCCTGTCACGATCAACATCATCAAGCAGTAGCCCATAATATCCCGCGCACCCAATCCAGCAAGAGCCAGTACAGGTAATGCCCAGAATGGCTGAATCAAGTTCGTCCACGCATCCCCCCAAGCAATGGCCATCGCTACTTTTGCATGGGGAACGCCCAGCTCAGTGGCGACAGGCAGCATGATTGGTCCCTGTACTGCCCATTGCCCTCCACCAGAAGGAATAAATACGTTCAATAAGCCTGCACTCAAAAACGTGAACAGCGGGAAGGTAGTAGGCGTCGAGATACTGATAAACCATTGAGAGATACTCGCTGCCAGTCCTGAAGCTGTCATCATCCCGATAATACCTGCATAAAACGGGAACTGTACAACGATCCCTGTCGTGGTTTTCACCGCTTCATGCATGGCATCCAAAAACTTGCGCGGTGTCCCATGAAGGAGTATACCCAGAAACAAGAAGCCCATGATGACGACATCCAAATTCAACTTAAAGCCTTTATCAGCAAAATAGTAAATCAAATAAATAATTCCGAGTGCGGAAACAAGAACCGAGATCAAACGGCTGTTTTCCATTTTGGAAGCAGGAGTATTGTCGACTTCATAATCAGTAGCAGCAGCCATTTCTTGTTGCGATTTCCCTTCTCCCTTGAATACAATCGTATCTTTTTCGGTAGGCATCATGAATCTGTTCACAATCGGGAGGATAATCATGATCGCGGCCACAATGGTCAGATTCATGGCTGAAAACATCGTTTCCGAGGTAGGAATGACACCGATGATGTTTTCTAGGCTATGCTTTTCAGTAGCGATCGTCAATGGAACAGAGCCAGCAAGTCCTCCGTGCCAGACGACAAATCCACCATATGCACTGGCAACTAGCAATCGGTAGTCTACCTTTTCCACTTGATTGGCAAGAACGCGTGCCAATAGCGCACTGATCACAAGCCCAAATCCCCAATTGATCCAGTTCGCCACACAGGAAACCAATGTGACGAGTACAATCGCTTGACCTGGCGTCTTTGCCAGTGATCCCAAGGCATTCAAGCCACGCTTACAAATATTCGTACTGGCTAGCGTATGACCCGTAATCAAGATCAAGACCATTTGCATCGTAAAGCTGAGTAAACTCCAGAAGCCGCCTCCCCAATAGTTGACCATTTCCAGCGGCGTTTTGCCATTGACGATGATCCCGGCAACAAACACGAGAAAGGTCAAAATGACTGCAAATAAAAAGGCGTCTGGCAAATAGCGTTGCACCATGCGGACTGAAGCGTTCGTTAAGGCTTGAAACACATTTTCATCCCCTTTTCAAAAAGCATTCGTGTACTTGTGCTTTCGATATAGCAAGAGGGATGCCAATCTGTATTTCAAAGGAAATGAATGCGTTTTCAAAATAATTGCTCCGTCATGCTGACTACTTTTTGCACAGGATGATACTTGTTTGCGCACATCGGGCGATTAGTCTTTTACATCCATTGTCGAATCCAATCCGTACATTTGCAGCTTGTAGAGCAGTGCCCGCCGCGATATGCCCAGTCTTTTCGCTGTCTGTAGCTTGTTACCGCGTTCTTTTCGCAAAGCATGGACAATGGCTTCCTGCTCGACCTGGGCAATGATTTCCCGCATTGTTCGCCCTTCATAGCTCATTTTGCCATGGCCTTTGGTTAGTTCACTTACCGCGTTTTCCTGAATGGGGGATAAGACATGCTCTTGGTCAATAACTACTCCTCTGGTCAAAATAACAGCTCGTTCGATCGTATTCTCTAGCTGACGCACATTGCCTGGCCAGTGATAGGCGATCAGCGCTTCAGTGGCAGCAACGGACAAGCAGAGGTCATGTTTCCCTGCCTCTTTTCCATATTTGGCGAGAAAGTGACGGATTAACAGAGGAATGTCCTCTTTTCGCTCTCGAAGCGGCGGCATGCGAATTGGAACGACATTGAGCCGGTAGTAAAGGTCTTCACGAAAAAGCTCCTGGCGAATTCTTTCCTGCAAGTCACGGTTAGTGGCTGCAATCACGCGTACGTCAACTGTGACAGCCTCGATGCCCCCTACCCGAATAAATACGCGATCCTGCAAAACCCGCAGCAGTTTTACCTGTAAAGAAAGGCTCAGCTCTCCCACTTCGTCCAGGAACAACGTACCCCCATTTGCCAGTTCAAATAGTCCTTGCTTGCGATGAATGGCACCTGTAAATGCTCCTCGTTCATATCCAAATAACTCACTCTCCAGCAAATTTTCAGGAATCGCGCCGCAATTGACAGGAATGAGCGGCTTATCTGCCCGCGGGCTGTTGGCATGTATCGCTCTGGCAATAAGCTCTTTGCCTGTCCCGCTCTCCCCTTCAATCAAAACAGTAGCTTTAGACATCGCTACTTTTCCCACCAGCTTGTACACGTTTTGCATAGCCGGGCTCAGACCAATCAAGCTGGTTCCGCTTGGATTGGCTTGGTCTTCCTGTATGACTTGCCCGACTTCACCTTGCTCAAATAGCTCTCCCTGTGTAAGTGCATGAGCAACGACTTGTTTGACCTGCCCCAAGTCGAATGGCTTTTGCACATAATCAAATGCTCCTAGCTTCATTGCCTCCATGACATCACTGGCGGAACCATAGGCAGTCATCATCACG
The window above is part of the Brevibacillus antibioticus genome. Proteins encoded here:
- a CDS encoding DMT family transporter; this encodes MTWLSLIFAGLFEVVGVMGITQVNQKPSFRSFAVLIGGFSLSFFLLSFAMKEIPMGTAYAVWTGIGTVGSALVGMLFYGEAKDKLRILCIAMVIIAVAGLKLVA
- a CDS encoding site-2 protease family protein; amino-acid sequence: MKKSRSVLLAIGAFLLANVKWIFSILKFSKFGTTILSMGITLWAYAMFYGWKFAVALVYLIFVHEMGHVIAAKRKGIATSPAVFIPFAGAFIAMKDLPRDAKTEAYLAYGGPLAGMIAFLPALPLYWYTQDPFWGLVIYLGAMLNLFNLLPISPLDGGRIVSVLSTKIWFIGLAGLGVMLFANPGPITVIIFIIGLITWYNRLRGSYQQKLLQYERERIADFQQSIAKWPALESTWDIRMQMNAEVNAINQEDLKKFYVPFVQDKQRLQRDFKRLDKVYVNRKWELFRQWEREPVLYYDSDPNRPIPSDALRDGERVAQERLAELDEQMHQLTTYYDAPSSTKWKVLVAYLGLAAVLSAFFVYAQQILHR
- a CDS encoding hemolysin family protein, whose translation is MDTVPIVLNLLLVIFLVFLNGFFVAAEFSLVKVRQTRLTQMVNEGNRRAVYAQKVTHKLDAYLSACQVGITLASLGLGWVGEPAIAHMIVEPLLGSSGLPTYAISAISFGVAFAIITFLHIVLGELAPKSLAIQKAEMTSLWVAAPLMFFYKLLYPAIWFLNGTANALMRRLGLEAISEHEAAHTEEEIRLLVNQSHQSGHIDQTELALVEQVFDFSETVARETMIPRIDMVCLYTTNTFEENLEIIRSQRHTRFPVAAEDKDNIIGFVHATDFYLSALQDGSVELDSVVRPVLTVPETMEISTVLRLMQKNRSQLAIVIDEYGGTAGLVTMEDILEEIVGDIQDEFDEERPEIEKQDDGLSVSGMLVLADLNDHIPFELESEDVDTIGGWLYSQLEEDIAVGATVEWENHLFTVKQMDHHRVTRVLITRLEKGESEQQELLTVS
- a CDS encoding cation diffusion facilitator family transporter; this encodes MGSFWATLKKGNMSSATAALGNTGLAIAKGFAAVYSGSGAMFASAMHSVADAVNQFFVFFGSVLAEKKPTSRFPTGFGRVINIFCMVAVIVVTVMAYETIIKGFHLISKPTESSHFWLNFIILSLAVIVDGYVLVKVMFEIVDEARVEAKGFAVIPAAFRNVGRAAPPTRLVFYEDIVATLGALLALIAVIVTTFTSFALLDGIATMLIGILMVGVAFKVGYDNMVGLIGIAAPKEIEDRVAKVIFADPDVTDINQMRIVQEGRFYHVESYVELRPGLSLAVADDIKYRIRDSLLTDPDISDVTMGILEDNGVDNWKQLTGQGTT
- a CDS encoding DMT family transporter; protein product: MGKYWLMVVVAAVFEVMWVAGLKHADSFWSWALTILAIIISFGVLVYSGKKLPTSTVYAVFVGLGTAGTVISEMVLFGEPFSWAKVGLIALLLGGILGLKLVTPDHEEKPKREGEVA
- a CDS encoding short-chain fatty acid transporter; this translates as MFQALTNASVRMVQRYLPDAFLFAVILTFLVFVAGIIVNGKTPLEMVNYWGGGFWSLLSFTMQMVLILITGHTLASTNICKRGLNALGSLAKTPGQAIVLVTLVSCVANWINWGFGLVISALLARVLANQVEKVDYRLLVASAYGGFVVWHGGLAGSVPLTIATEKHSLENIIGVIPTSETMFSAMNLTIVAAIMIILPIVNRFMMPTEKDTIVFKGEGKSQQEMAAATDYEVDNTPASKMENSRLISVLVSALGIIYLIYYFADKGFKLNLDVVIMGFLFLGILLHGTPRKFLDAMHEAVKTTTGIVVQFPFYAGIIGMMTASGLAASISQWFISISTPTTFPLFTFLSAGLLNVFIPSGGGQWAVQGPIMLPVATELGVPHAKVAMAIAWGDAWTNLIQPFWALPVLALAGLGARDIMGYCLMMLIVTGAIISLGFLLF
- a CDS encoding sigma-54-dependent transcriptional regulator, which translates into the protein MTSRVLIVDDEANVRKALSTTLRKMGYELMEAGSGTEALEQVERFCPQVMLLDLRMPHINGMDTLRRLNERKGRLPRVVMMTAYGSASDVMEAMKLGAFDYVQKPFDLGQVKQVVAHALTQGELFEQGEVGQVIQEDQANPSGTSLIGLSPAMQNVYKLVGKVAMSKATVLIEGESGTGKELIARAIHANSPRADKPLIPVNCGAIPENLLESELFGYERGAFTGAIHRKQGLFELANGGTLFLDEVGELSLSLQVKLLRVLQDRVFIRVGGIEAVTVDVRVIAATNRDLQERIRQELFREDLYYRLNVVPIRMPPLRERKEDIPLLIRHFLAKYGKEAGKHDLCLSVAATEALIAYHWPGNVRQLENTIERAVILTRGVVIDQEHVLSPIQENAVSELTKGHGKMSYEGRTMREIIAQVEQEAIVHALRKERGNKLQTAKRLGISRRALLYKLQMYGLDSTMDVKD